gtgggcagatcacatcTCTGTGGGGTGTTCTACAAATGTTTTATTGATCTTTGgtgatgtattttttttgtcATCCACTAATTTTTTTCATGCCCCTTATCAAGATAATTCTCCATCCTTATCTGGTGTGCTTCCCTCCTGGCAGGGTCTAATCTTTGTTGCCTGCTCTGGAGGTAGCAGGAAACTCAACATTTCAGAGAAGTCCCATCTCCTTCCTGTAGGCagcagaaattcatttctcatgAACATCAAAGTCTTCTTAGTGAGATGGGTGCCTGGTGGGTGAAGTTAAACATGTCCAGGATGGGCCATGGCTACGCCACAGGACCTGAAGGGTCTTATCACAATAGGTGAGGACTGCCCTCAGAGTGTGGCATCAGAGTCAAATTCCCGTATTGTAGCTGCAAACCAGCACTGATCCTTGGGGGCAATCCCTAGGCATCCTGGAAACTCTGCCTACTGATTGAgttcatgaatgagataaatacCTAGAATTCAAGCATACACCTGAATGTGAACCTTTCTTATgctgaatttccttttttaaatttaaatgttgagCTGACACTGATAAAATTAGGCTTCTCCGCACAGCAAGCCAAACTTTGCTTATTTGCTGACAAGCCAGCAGGCCCTTCTATTTCAGAAGAAGTGATGTAGAACCAAGTTCTTAGCAAGCAATGAACTCAGGTGTCTGCCAGGGAATGGCATGCTCATTCACAGATGCATCAGTCCTCATACCTGTAGGTTGGAAACCCCAGCAATGAAGAATGATCAGAAAGGCCTTCATCATGACTCATCACTCCAAGCTGTCTGTTCTAGAGCAGGAAAATCTCCAGCATGGATCTTTAGTTCCATTTGGGAAGATGGACCAAATCCTGCCCATCTTGGAGAAGAGGTGGCCTGACACTCAAGGTCCCACACACAAGGCTCTTTCCCTCTGTGTGACCATCAGAATCTTCAAGGGATACCtgaccatttcatttctttcttttcttccttctcttgacAAGTGAATTGCAGAAGCTGTTGGAATCTCTTCAATGGAACAGATGGCCTGCGCTGGAGAACGTGTGGTGTTACATTAAGGGAGGGGTCTTGtgcttaagggaaaaaaaatgagaccTGAAATAAAACTTCCACAGAGGACAAAGGACAAATTCCTGGAATCAAGTAAAGCAGTGCAGCAGCAGTGACAAAACCTCCAGAGTTCATCAGAAACAGAGAAACTGATTTCAGGGGTCACAAAAGAGTCTGGTGTCTGCATACCAGAGAGAACAAAtgtaggcctttttttttttcattcaaaagaTACAGATTACACTTTAAGAGACAGATAATTCCACTAAGTAAAACTCCTCTGAGAAGCACACTTCATATGTCCAGGAGAAAGGCCATAAAAGGGCACTGTGGGAACTGGGAGGCAGACACAGGTGAGGAGCTTGCAGAGCACCTTGAAGTCCAGGAGCCTCTTGTGCTTCAGAGCTGATGGGTGAGAAAAGCCGGTGAGTGTGGGAGGAACAGAGTGGGGCATAACACCCTTCAGCATGCATCAACATGACTGTGGGATTGTGGGGAAAAGGCTAGGAGGGGTGACAAGAGACAACAGAAAATGTTATTCTACACTTAAGCAAGCCATTTTCTCTCAGGGTAACAATACGTCATTGGTGTTGATTTTCAGTGCCTGTCCTAACTAGGATCAGGCAGCAAAGCAGGACACAAGATATTGAGAGTCCAGGGGACTCCATGCCCAGAGACTGCATATTCACATGGTAAGTGACCAAGAAACTGTTACATGAGGATGGTGGGTACAAACCATCTttgaacagagaaaataaaataactgtttaCAGAACATGAGCCGTCAGGACAACTCAGTTGGAAAATCAATAATCTAGAAATATGCATTCTTAAAGTGAATGTGGCAGATGAGATCAGAGCAAGGGAAAAGTACTCAGAAGGTAAAATGACAGTGAGCTCATGGCAACCCCGAATCTGAGTCCTAAGACATCAGTCAGTGCACAGGGTTGACCCGATATGCATCAGAAAGACAGGCAGAATCTCTCAGACCTGCTGTGGTCCCTGAGAGGTAAGAATGCAGGTGAAATGTGGACACAGAAGTCCCAATACATACCCATGCCTGTAACAGGGGGACACTCTTTTCAAACTGTGAGGGCTAGGGCCAAGCTTTTCTTACTCAGGTGAAGAAAGGGCCACATTACTGGGTTCTCTCTGCACACATTGTATTGGAACACCCCTCAAGGGGTGCTTTCTTTGGGAGTGAAGCATGGTGAAAGCTTTTGCCTGAGGGGTTCTCTGAATTTGATCTTGATCTTGTGTTTATTAAGAGCAATGCCATGAAGTTCAGCTCGCTAGAAACTGACTCAACATATCCAACTAGCAATTGGGTCTACTCCTTGCAAGGCCCTATTCCCTGTCCCTAGGATGAGGGAGCCAGGGGCTGCCAGGGCAATGCGGAGTTCTGACCAGAGTAAGAGAAAGGAGCCCGATGGAGAGAGGAAGGACCTGCCTGGGCACATAAAGCCACAGTGGAGCAGCTGACCATGTGATAAACTATGGGATGCTCAGCTATCTGTCCCCACAGATAGAAGCCACTCATTGGCCAGAAGAAAAACAAGGAGCACATGGAAATCTTGATCAAACTTGCTCAAGGTCCAGTAACTTCTGGAAGCCCAACAGAGAGCTCATAGTCAGAGGACAGGGAAGACAATTCCAGATCATTGGTCCACAGAGGTGTCACCtgtccttctgtgtctgtgtCAGCCTCACTGTCCCCTGACTTTCCCCTGCCCCCAGGCAGAATGTCACAGGTAAGAGGAGAACTGTGTTCTCTCTTCATCTGACTCTCTTTCTCATCTCTCTAATTCGGAGGAGTTTTTGCAAGGATTTTAGGTGTGTTTTCCCCAAGGGAAAGAACATTATCAGGACAGTGCAACCCTTCATTTGAGGACTGGGGGCTGGAATCCATCCTTGCttattccttttttgtgtgtaaatTTTGCTTTACTGTGGTAAGAATTCTTGACACAAGATCTATTATCCTAATAATTTTAAGTGCACAGTagtgatcttttaaaatgcaaatccttggctgggcacggaggctcatccctgtaatcccagcactttgggaggtcgaggttgagctcgggaatttgagaccagcacagggcaacatagggagactcccatctctacaaaaagaaaaaaattagaaaattaaaaaagaaacctaGCCAGACGtggcggcacacgcctgtggtcccagctactcagaaggctgaggtgggggcatCTACTGGGCTggagaggtggaagctgcagtcagcggtgattgcatcactgcactccagcctgggggtgacagagtgagaccttgtctctaaataaataaataaatccagatAATATTATTATCTGAGCTTAAAACTTTCCAACAGCTGGCCATTGCACTTAAAATTTAAACTTCTTATCTTGGCCTATATGATTCCACACCCGCCTACCTCTCTAAAAATTtacttctctcactctctctttccctccctaaagttcagccacactggccttttttcttttcaaccatATGACTGTTCTTCCTATGGGCCTTTGTACTTCCTGTTCCCACTATCTGGGGCACTATTCCTCTAGATATTCCCAGGATTGGCTTCCTGAAAAAGCCAGGAAATATTGTCAACTCAAGAAGGACCAACCTAAGTGGCTCAGTGTCTTTCTCGTTTTCCTTAAGATAGTCCATCCcactgccacttttttttttccttcagagtaATAAGCACATCTGAAATGATCCAGTTTACTGCATTTGCATATTGATATTCATCTGTcccaaaaaaagatatttattcatccatctctCACTATATAGCTCAGCACTGTTCTATGCACTTACATGCTATCCACCtatttaattttcaaacccaCAAGTAGGTGTTATCAGTATTCTAATTTTGCAGAGGAAGTACCTGAGGCTCAAAAAGCTGAAGCAGCTTCAGTTGCAAAAACATTCCAGTACACTGTTGTTAACAATAGGCAACTACTACTTTTGTGCAGTAGAGCTCTAGTGCTTATCTATTTTGTTAAACTGAAACTTTATGCCCACTGATTACTAGCTCCCTACTTCCTATCCTACAGCCCAGGGAACAACCATCCCACTCTTTGTTTCTacgaatttgactattttagacacCCCATTTAAGTGCATGCAGTATTTATTCTTCTATGACTGGCTAATCTCACTTACCATAATGATCTCCAGGTTCAACTGTGTTGTCATATATGgcagaatttcttcctttttttttttttttttttttttttgagacggagtctcgctctgtcgcccaggctggagtgcagtggcgcgatctcggctcactgcaagctccgcctcccgggttcacgccattctcctgcctcagcctctccgagtagctgggactacaggcgcccgccaccgcgcccggctaattttttgtatttttagtagagacggggtttcaccgtggtctcgatctcctgacctcatgatccgcccgcctcggcctcccaaagtgctgggattacaagcgtgagccaccgcgcccggccttttttttttttttttttgagatggagtctcactctgccgcccaggctggagtgcagtggcataatctcagcttactgcaatctctgcctccgagGTGCatgcaattctctgcttcagcctcccaagtagctggaattacaggcacctgccaccacgcccagctaacttttgtatttttagtatttctccAGAACTCCCGGCCTCacgatccatccaccttggcctcccaaactgctgagattacaggcgtgagccaccacacctggccaaatttcttcctttttaaaggctgaatacaGTTCTAtcttatatcacattttctttatccattcattttttGATGGatttttaggttgtttccacattttggctattgtgaatagtattgcAGTGAACATAAGAGTGctaatatttctttgaaaatctgatttcaattctttcggataaatactcagaagtgggatttctggaCCATATGGTGCAGTTCTACtactaattttttgaggaatttccatactgcttttcacagcagctgcaccattttacattttcaccaacagtgtgTGAGGGTTCCGTTTTTCCACATCGTCATTAGCActtgttatattttgtttttccagaatGGTCATCCTAACAGGTGTAAGGTGCTATCtagttgtggttttgatttgcatttctttgatgagtCATCTTGGCCTGTCCTTGACTGGAAACACATTTTGGAAGCTGTTGGCACtctctgttaatggacatttgggttatttcctacTGTTCTCCCCTGAACTGGCTCTTCCCAGGTCAGTAGGAGGAAGAGTGTGTCCTTGGTGCTGCAGGACTAAGATTAAGCCCTAGTGAAATCTGTAACATCTTTTTGGACATTCCCATGGATCAGCTATAGTAACTCATTTAATGATTTTTTCCTTGTTACAGAAACATCCTGCTTTAGTGAGCTCAGCTTCTCTGACAACTTCATCTATGAAGCTGTCTTAAAGTATGAGAAGTCATTATCAGTGTTCAGGATCTCAGGAAAGGATGGTTTGATCTCTTTGGGCCCAGAGTGTTTCACCTCTCAAGCATCCTAAGTTCTTCAGTGTTCTGGACTCCATAGTGAGGAATCAAGGGTCATCAGGGCTAATTCTCAGAGGCCTAGCCAGCTCAGCCGAAATGTCCAAGGCCCAGGCAGTGGGCCCTGGACAGGGGATGTTGGCATCCTCCAATGAAATGATTCCATCCATCTTCCTGAGACAGGAAGGCCAGGAATCTCCCCAAGGAAGACACATGAGATCTCCTCTAGTCTGTGGTCAGCCTTGAGGTAGCACACCTGCCCAAGGTGAGCTGGTTTGTGGCTGAGGGTTAATGGTTCATATCAGTTCTCCCCTACCCTGGATGCATTGTCTGAGGTGTTTTGCATGCTAGGCTCTTGGCCTCTGTCTCAGAGTCTTGAAAAAGACAGAGCAGAACTCTCCTGCTCACAGTCTATCTGCACTCATCCAGGATCTTCCACTTAAACAGGCTTTCAGCATCATGGACAAACTTCCAGCATGTGAGTAGATTCACATCTGAGGCTACATCTTTGGTTTTCTGCAAAATAGTGATAAGGATTCCATGGTTGAAAGAGGGAGCTCTGGTCAGGCCCCACCACTCCAGGGACAGCAGCTCACTGCTGCTCTGAAGGGGCCTGGCTGCCCCTTTCTGTCCACTGATGGCTGAGATCAGAATATTCTCCAATCTTGAATATGGCTTATAAGTATTTAACTCTCTAGAGTTGCAGGGACCTCCTTGGGGTTTACTAactcaataatagaaaaatagttATTGCACTGAAGTTGCTTAAGAGGCCCTCTCTGGACAGGAGCATCAAAGATTAACAAAACAGATGAAGCCACTTGCCCCAGGCTGGTGAACTTGCTGAGCCTGCCTGTGGCTCTTTCCTTCCGGCTGTCACCCGGCTGCTCCAGTAGGTCATTCAGATCTCCATGTCCTACTAAGAAGCTCCCCTCATTTATCCCACTAGGAAACATCTGTTACCCTTATCATTTTCTATCCACTCAgcccaatttatttttctcattatcacAATGTAAACCCAAAGAAGGTACAGACAGTTCTACCTTAACACTGTCTTATCCTCATGCCAAAGATAAGTTTGTGGCAAGTGACATTTGCATACTGAAGAGGCATTTTCCTGAGGAGACTGTTGAGTGGAGATGATGGAGCTTCCAAAAGGGAGGTCTAGTAGAAGACCCTAGTGTGTTTCACAGATCGCAGAGCTGGAGGCAGAGGTCAGAGAAGCCTTGCGAAGTCTGCTCCACAATTCCAggttctataaaaataataattgttattagttttttgaatattaataataattattcattATAAACAAGATTAATAGTACTAATTGTTAATCATAATATAatcataaataatataattaataatcaCATACAACTATTAatcatattatattaatatattgttattaacatgCCACTAATAGCATATTCAtatcatataaataatattaatatagtataccaaattattaatatatactgttaatatactaatatattcACATGTAATCAATAATACATTAATATCTTTATATTGAAAGCatattaacattaaaatgtaCTGATAAACTATTTTACTAATAttgtataaatattattaatgatACCTTATTAATAAACTGAATAATGTTAATATCGATTAATATTAATGACCAAAGACCCACCAGCATGGGTCATGTTGGCATCAAGACTGTGATGAAGGCGGCCTAGGTCATCGTAGAAAAGTACTACATGTGCCTGGGCAATGACTTCCACacaaacaagtgtgtgtgtgtggagatccCCATTATCCTCAGCAAGAAGCTCTACAACAGGAGAGCAGGCTATGTCACACATCTGACGAAGCAGATTCAGAGAGGTCCAGTGAGAGGTATCTCCATGAAGCtacaggaggaggagaaagaaaggagggacaaTTGTGTCCCCAAGGTCTCAGCCCTGGATCAGGAGATCATTGAAGTAGATCCTGACACTAAGGAAATGCTGAAGCTTTTGGACTTTGGCAGCCTGTCCAACCTGCAGGTTACTCGGCCTACAGTTGGGATGAATTTCAAAATGCCTTGTGGAGCTGTTTGAATCTTTCTCCAATGCTGTAATATGCAGCACTCACtggattttattttcaataaacctgggacaacaacaataaataaatacatattaataaacTAAATAATGTCAatgttaattataaatataattgataGCATTATTGAGAAtatgttatattaatataattaatatattaacataaatatataatgtgaatatattaatatCAATATTAATAACATGTTAATATAGCaatattgtattataatttattaatatataaatatatttacatagtaTTAATATGCTAGTCTCtccatattaatatatttatatagtattaaAATGCTATTctctatattaatatttatattaatattcttAGGCCTCTTTTGTATTTGTTGCACCCTAAGGCTGTTCATTTCCTTCTCCTCAGCTGACATTTGGAGCACAGCAGTCGATGATGCCCACACAGACACTGCCTGAGCCTCACACTCCTGGAGAAAGGCAGATTTCCTTATTTTCCAGGTCAAGTCCTGCCAGCCATAGAAAGGACTTCTTTGGTGCCAACTGCTGTGAAATGCCTGCCTTGGAAATCTCAGTGCTCCCTTGTACCTGTCTGAGCCCAGGGAAGTGCCATACTGTGGCACTGCTGCCTCTTGTATGGCTACCCAAGGATGCCCCAGGACTGGGTTTGAAAGAGATGAGAcatggctgggtgccatggctcacgcttgtaatcccagtgctttgggaggtcaaggcgggtggatcacaaggtcaggagtttgagaccagcctggccaatatggtgaaaccccatctctactaaaaatacaaaataattagccaggcgtggtagtgggtgcctgtagttccatctagtcaggaggctgaggcaggagaatcgcttgaacctggaaggtggaggttccagtgagctgagatcgtgccactgcactacagcctgggtgacagagtgagactctgtctcaaaaaaaaaaaaaaaaaaaaaaaagagatgagacaCTAGTGTCTCATGAGTATAACCTGGACCAGACACAAATCTCCATTCCCAATGCTTAGTGCCTCATTAGTGCCCAGCAACAAGATATTGGGTCTATGTGGATAGGCCTGGGGCATCCTGTACAACAGGagatgtgttgggggagggagaatAGATCACAAATTCATGGGGAGCTATTTGCAGAGCAGATACTCCCGTCCACTCTGATATGTAGTTAATGTTCAGCTGTTCCTAAAAAGGACACCCAACAATGGGTGTTCTATTCCAGCCCAGGAAAATGTAGAGGCAAGGGGTCTGAGGCCAGAGGACACCACTAGATGGACCACTGCTCCTGACTGTGATGTTGTGGCCCACTCAGGTCCCAGCACCCCATGGCCTGGGGGAAAAGTTTGCTGGTTCAGCCAAAGGGCTGGATGGACAGTGTTTGCTGAGTCACAAATATCTCTCTCATGTAGCCTTTGTCTCCACAGTGGTGACCAGAAGGCACAGAACCCAAACCTGCTATCTCAGCTCTGTGGCTTCTTTCTTCAAAATGAGACGAATGAAACCATACATATGCAAATGAGCATGGCAGTGGGACAGCAGGCCCTGCCCTTGAAGATCATTGCCTCCACAGCTGTGCTGGTCTCCCTCTGTGGGGTCTTATTGAATGGCACTGTCTTCTGGCTGCTGTGCTGTGGGGCCACGAATCCCTACGTGGTGTACATCCTCCACCTGGTTGCTGCTGACGTGATCTATCTTTGCTGCTCGGCAGTGGGGTTCTTACAGGTGACTCTGCTAACTTATCATGGAGTCGTGTTTTTTATCCCTCATTTCCTGGCCATATTGTCTCCCTTCTCCTTTGaggtgtgtctctgtctcctggtGGCCATCAGCACAGAGCGGTGTATGTGTGTCCTCTTCCCCATCTGGTACAGATGCCACCGCCAAAAATACACATCTAATGTTGTCTGCACCCTCATCTGGGGCCTGCTTTTTTGCATCAACGTAGTAAAATCACTTTTCCTAACTTACTGGAAACATGTAAAGGCATGTGTCATACTTCTAAAGCTTTCTTGGCTCTTCCATGGTATCCTTTTACTTGTGATGTGTGTGTCCAGTCTGACTGTACTCATTAGACTCCTGTGCTGCTCCCAGCAGCGAAAGGCCACCAGGGTCTATGCGGTGGCGCAGATCTCAGCCACTATGTTCCTGCTCTGGGCCCTACCCCTGAGCGTGGCACCCCTCATAACAGATTTCAAAATGTTGGTCACCACCTCCTATTTAATTTCCTTGTTCCTCATTATAAACAGCAGCACCAAccctatcatttatttatttgtggggAGCCCCAGAAAGAAAAGGCTGAAGGAACCTCTCAGAGTGACTCTCCAACGGGCGTTAGCAGATAAGCCAGAGGTGGGGAGGAACAAAAAGGCACCTGGCATTGACCCGATGGAGCAACCAGACTCTACTCAGCACGTGGAGAACCTTCTTCCCATGGAGCACAGGGTCGATGTGGAAACATAATTTCCCATATCTGAGCTGAGGACTTGTACACATAGTAACCCAGCCTGTTCTGCCTCATAAGGCCGCTGCATCAAATCAATGCTTTATTCTAATCAAGTTCAGCTTTCATGGACTTTCAGAACAACTCCTTGTTTGTGGTTGGAAGAGACATTAACTTCCTTTCTAGGCAGCCAGCCCAGTTTGAATGCACTCCAGTTCCAACGGTGAGGGGAATGGGACCCAGTGAGACTTTCCTGGTACCTGTGGAATCCTAAATAAAGACCATACAAAAGGCCATGCATTATTCTCAATCATTATCCTGGAGCATCCTCCAAATCCAGCCACAgattttcctccctttttctaTCTCCTCCTTAGATAGAGCTTGAGCTTATCTGAACTACCAAGAGGCATCATCACACAAGAGTTAAGAGTCAGGGTTTTGGACCCAGATTGCCTTTGTCCACACTTTGGCTCTCCCATTCAAAGCATGTTATTGTGGGCAAATAACTCTCTGTAACTCTGTTTCATCTTATGCAAGAGGAGGATAAAGTTGGTATTTAATATGCATGGTTGGTGTGAGGATTAATCAACCTTATGAATATACAGGACTCCTTGGATTTTATTTACAACATGTGTAATAATTATTTAGTAAGGATGATGAATATGTTGCAGTGTGttgaataaatgtacaaaaacatTACATTGGATAACATAATCCCTGTTCACTAGGTTAGAATTTACACCCAAACCTTTCACtttgaagaaaacaaattcaCCTCATCCTCTCTCCAACTTAATACCATTTAATTCTTCATCTTGCTTACATTGCTTACAAAACCCTTATATTGGCTTTCTTTTGTTAAATGGAACACATCCTTTTTGcaaattttctttcctctgtaaGGAATTATGTCATTCACAATTTTCCTTGTCTTTGCCTTTTCCATGTTTTATCTCTAGTTAAAAAGGTCAACTTTAAGAGCATTTCTATGACCACATTCTCTGGCTGGTCTTATTGATCTTTTATTTCTTACAACgttattgtaatttttaatggTTCCACCATTTTGGTCTTATTTTAAGCTTCCCCTAGAAGATGAGAAATTTTGTGAGGTTGAAGTCATTACTCCATGATTCAGTTTCAATGCCCCAGTGCTTTGTACATAATAAGTTGTTTTAATAGTACCTCTTTGTCAGTTGAATAAAAATTGCATTTCCTTTaagtagatgccctttatttaagccttattaattttatatctatGATTTTAGACAATCCCTCAAGGACTAGAATTGCCATTCTATAAtactgctttatatatatatatatatgctttaaattctagttattgtatatattattttattgtggtcaaataatataatcaataaaatgttattattaatgttattatttgtatttctttgagatTTACTCTGTGGCTGAAGACATGGTCAGTTTTGTCCACCATGgtgtttaaaataatgtataatctCCTTTTAAGGTGTAATTtatcaaataactttttttatgaTTTCTATATATGCTTATTCAATTGTGTGTACATGTTACTCAAAACAAAGAAGATTCATTCAAGgctgatattaaaatatatggtTACCTCTTAATTCCCATATTGCATCGTTTTGTAGCTCATGTCTCATGATGCTGACATTTCAGGAGCATGTTGAGGAGGTGTCAGCGTGAAGGAAGGGGCATGAGGCTTCTCGTGGACAGGTCTTTGTCTCTGCATTTCTGTTAGCTCTCCACCTACAAGCAGATTAGTCCTTTTTCAGTTGTCTGAGCTGCAAATAcaattttcaacattttcattGGTCACTTCACTTtggttatgatttaaaaaaatatactgtCATGCACaccatttttataaatttgaatttgtcagtcttttatGGCTTATGTATTGAGTTATGATTAAAGAAATCTTACCTACATGAGATAATATAAAATGAATCTATACTGTCTTATAAtactattaaattatttcatttgtaaaCGTAAATATTTGATCAATTCGATTTTTTTACTGGAGGATAATGTGAAGTATGAGCCCACTTTAATCTTTTTTGTTAAATGGCTAAATTATTCAACTTTGTCAGTCATCAGGAGCACTGCATAATGAGATATGATTTTCTACCGCTGTTATTAATAAGCTTTAATGGCTGGACACACAGAAGAATATAGAGGATTTAATGTCTTCTGCAACCAAAGTGGTGAGTTTAAGTTATTACTTTTGTTGGGGAAAAATTGAGTACTGTACCTTAAaattataaacacacatacacttatAATCAGCGTCTAAAGTTTTattgctccattttacagagacaaAATAGTGTTACCAAGTGATGTCCATGACAGGGTGTTTATTGCAACAATACTGGTTTTTCCTGCTCCCAAGGCAGAAAATCCCACTGTCCCTACTGTAGAGATGCATCTGGGAAGGATTGGGTGACTGGGCACTTTCACACCTGTAGCTGTTATGTACTTCTCCAAGGCAAAGCCATTAAGTAGGACTTAGCAGGAACTGGTGCCCATAGCTAGGAACAGGAatcttctctctcacacacatgcacaaaaatcacattgataaatattttcatgAGATTGTTTCCAGGAAATTTGTAAGACAAAAGTTTTTAATGAAATTACTACTCCCCACCtc
The window above is part of the Symphalangus syndactylus isolate Jambi chromosome 23, NHGRI_mSymSyn1-v2.1_pri, whole genome shotgun sequence genome. Proteins encoded here:
- the LOC129473624 gene encoding mas-related G-protein coupled receptor MRG yields the protein MQMSMAVGQQALPLKIIASTAVLVSLCGVLLNGTVFWLLCCGATNPYVVYILHLVAADVIYLCCSAVGFLQVTLLTYHGVVFFIPHFLAILSPFSFEVCLCLLVAISTERCMCVLFPIWYRCHRQKYTSNVVCTLIWGLLFCINVVKSLFLTYWKHVKACVILLKLSWLFHGILLLVMCVSSLTVLIRLLCCSQQRKATRVYAVAQISATMFLLWALPLSVAPLITDFKMLVTTSYLISLFLIINSSTNPIIYLFVGSPRKKRLKEPLRVTLQRALADKPEVGRNKKAPGIDPMEQPDSTQHVENLLPMEHRVDVET